From a region of the Apibacter sp. B3706 genome:
- a CDS encoding acyl-CoA thioesterase — MKVKEPESKYRVRFADCDPIGHLSNLRYFDYMLNAREDHCLDNYQLDNFEQSKKTGCLWVALQNQIAYIKEVRYNKDIIITSKIVKYTDRTNTVEVLMLNKDKSLTHAVLWVTLIYFNLSTRKSEVQPQNFLDLFQEICVSIPENLFEERVESLRKQNKKIS; from the coding sequence ATGAAAGTAAAAGAACCTGAGTCTAAATACAGAGTACGATTTGCAGATTGTGACCCTATAGGTCATCTTTCTAATCTTCGTTATTTTGATTATATGCTAAATGCTAGGGAGGATCACTGTTTAGATAATTATCAGTTAGATAATTTTGAACAATCTAAAAAAACCGGATGTTTATGGGTTGCTTTACAAAATCAGATTGCTTATATCAAAGAAGTTAGATATAATAAAGATATTATAATTACTAGTAAAATAGTAAAATATACAGACAGGACTAACACAGTTGAAGTGTTAATGTTAAATAAAGACAAAAGTTTGACACATGCTGTTTTATGGGTTACTTTAATATATTTTAATTTATCTACCCGAAAATCTGAAGTTCAACCGCAAAATTTTTTGGATTTGTTTCAAGAAATATGTGTAAGTATACCGGAAAATTTGTTTGAGGAACGAGTGGAAAGTTTAAGAAAACAAAATAAAAAAATTAGTTAA
- a CDS encoding DegT/DnrJ/EryC1/StrS family aminotransferase: protein MILEKRINVTKVFLPPLSEYNTYLDKVWKNQWLTNRGELVLKLEEKLKKYLNITNILVTNNGTVPIQIALKNIAEGGEVITTPFSFVATTSAIIWESCKPVFVDIDPDHLTIDEYKIEEAITDKTTAILATHVFGNPCNVKIIEKIAKKYQIKVIYDAAHCFGVEHDSKSVFEYGDISTCSFHATKLFHTGEGGAIFCKDSELMKRLNYSHNFGYTETNDICGVGINAKISELQAAMGLSVLHYIDYIIAERKKVVDFYNESLDFSRLKSIQIRENTKWNYSYYPVIFNSEKILLKVLQKLAEENILPRRYFYPSLNTINYVKGNKMPVSESISEKILCLPLYVGLENSDLEIITKLVNRYSE, encoded by the coding sequence TTTTACCTCCTTTATCTGAATATAATACATATTTAGATAAAGTTTGGAAAAATCAATGGCTGACCAATAGAGGTGAATTAGTTTTAAAACTTGAAGAGAAACTCAAGAAGTATTTAAATATTACTAATATATTAGTTACTAATAACGGTACCGTCCCTATTCAAATAGCATTGAAAAATATTGCTGAGGGAGGAGAAGTTATTACTACACCTTTTAGCTTTGTGGCCACTACTTCCGCCATTATATGGGAAAGCTGTAAACCGGTGTTTGTGGATATTGATCCGGATCATCTGACTATAGATGAATATAAGATTGAAGAAGCAATTACAGATAAAACTACGGCAATATTAGCAACCCATGTGTTTGGTAATCCTTGCAATGTAAAAATAATTGAAAAAATTGCAAAGAAATATCAAATAAAGGTTATTTATGATGCAGCGCATTGTTTTGGAGTAGAGCATGACAGCAAATCCGTATTCGAATATGGTGATATAAGTACCTGTAGTTTTCATGCTACCAAGCTATTTCATACGGGAGAAGGAGGAGCTATATTTTGCAAAGATTCAGAATTGATGAAAAGGTTAAATTATAGTCATAATTTTGGATACACTGAAACCAATGATATATGTGGTGTAGGAATTAATGCTAAAATATCTGAACTACAAGCAGCAATGGGCTTGTCCGTATTACATTATATTGATTATATAATTGCTGAAAGGAAAAAAGTAGTAGATTTTTACAATGAATCTTTAGATTTTAGTAGATTAAAATCAATTCAAATAAGAGAAAATACTAAGTGGAATTACAGCTATTATCCCGTTATATTTAATTCTGAAAAGATACTATTAAAGGTATTACAAAAATTAGCAGAAGAAAATATTTTACCCAGACGTTATTTTTACCCTTCATTAAATACAATAAATTATGTTAAAGGTAATAAAATGCCTGTATCAGAGTCCATATCAGAAAAAATTTTATGTTTGCCTTTATATGTTGGTTTAGAAAATAGTGATTTAGAAATAATAACAAAACTTGTAAATAGGTATAGTGAATAA